One genomic region from Cellulomonas hominis encodes:
- a CDS encoding carbohydrate ABC transporter permease codes for MPDLAPAVPPPPARPRTPDERARRAAELVADRPGRRRLSPAYAYVAPWFVAFALFALVPMVMSAVMSLTDWPVIGSPTWRGLDNFTELARDEQFWRSLWVTVRFGVVSVPLGMAASLAVAMVLNSNIRGLSLYRTVYYLPAVVSGVAVGLIWRWVLDPTAGLVNGALAAVGVQGPGWLTDPSWVLPSYTMVALWGAGGGMLTYLVALNEVPRDLGEAATLQGAGWWARLCFVTLPLMRPILFYNLVMGIIGAFKKFNDAYVLGGAGGEGNFLMLHIYRTAFEHFRMGYASAMSWVFLVIVLAVTALVFRFSDFWTFSRGNEER; via the coding sequence GTGCCCGACCTCGCTCCCGCCGTGCCCCCACCTCCGGCCCGGCCCCGCACCCCCGACGAGCGCGCCCGCCGCGCCGCCGAGCTCGTCGCCGACCGCCCCGGGCGGCGGCGCCTCAGCCCGGCGTACGCGTACGTCGCCCCGTGGTTCGTCGCGTTCGCCCTGTTCGCGCTCGTGCCGATGGTCATGTCCGCCGTCATGAGCCTCACCGACTGGCCCGTCATCGGCAGCCCCACGTGGCGCGGGCTCGACAACTTCACCGAGCTGGCGCGCGACGAGCAGTTCTGGCGGTCGCTCTGGGTGACCGTCCGGTTCGGCGTCGTGTCCGTCCCCCTCGGCATGGCGGCCTCGCTGGCCGTCGCCATGGTGCTGAACTCGAACATCCGCGGACTCAGTCTCTACCGCACCGTGTACTACCTGCCCGCCGTGGTCTCGGGCGTCGCGGTGGGCCTGATCTGGCGCTGGGTCCTCGACCCCACCGCCGGCCTCGTGAACGGGGCGCTGGCTGCGGTGGGCGTCCAGGGGCCCGGCTGGCTGACCGACCCGTCGTGGGTGCTGCCGTCCTACACGATGGTCGCGCTATGGGGAGCCGGCGGCGGGATGCTCACGTACCTCGTCGCGCTGAACGAGGTGCCCCGTGACCTGGGCGAGGCCGCGACCCTGCAGGGCGCCGGTTGGTGGGCGCGCCTGTGCTTCGTGACCCTGCCGCTGATGCGTCCGATCCTCTTCTACAACCTGGTCATGGGGATCATCGGCGCGTTCAAGAAGTTCAACGACGCCTACGTACTGGGCGGCGCCGGCGGCGAGGGCAACTTCCTCATGCTGCACATCTACCGCACCGCGTTCGAGCACTTCCGCATGGGCTACGCCTCGGCGATGTCCTGGGTCTTCCTCGTGATCGTGCTCGCGGTGACGGCGTTGGTGTTCCGGTTCAGCGACTTCTGGACCTTCTCCCGCGGGAACGAGGAGCGATGA
- a CDS encoding ABC transporter substrate-binding protein has protein sequence MRHRLLTPAALLAALALSLAACGDSPGDDDGDGPVTLTIATWANDTEADELDAILDELNAAQDVYRLEQMVVPGGEYYTKLQTMIAGRQSPDLFWLSQEYVPAYAANGTLTDLTGLVDDRVDLADYLPGSLDPATVDGALYGLPWIGQPYVVYFNADRFAEAGLPAPDEDWGWDAFRETARTLTDGDRWGYATTGTPPVALYAWGEGGDYVDADGEVVLDSPEAVAGLTLAHEIANDATMTMPQAQAQSRGVESAFVDGTVAMMVGGAADDIERKVAESDAPFEVGMAVMPAGSVEQVTFNWTASTVLSAGADTDAGVAAITDLTQAMFDWKIPAPVASRVGDIAQVNPAKAYAVDVVTRSAEIARGFHNLPQQNELGTVIWEQLEGPILTDGDGKGVGDLAELAAETADRMREILER, from the coding sequence ATGCGCCATCGACTGCTCACGCCTGCCGCCCTGCTCGCGGCCCTCGCCCTGTCCCTGGCCGCGTGCGGCGACTCCCCGGGCGACGATGACGGCGACGGCCCCGTCACGCTCACCATCGCCACCTGGGCGAACGACACGGAGGCGGACGAGCTCGACGCGATCCTGGACGAACTCAACGCGGCCCAGGACGTCTACCGTCTCGAGCAGATGGTCGTCCCGGGCGGCGAGTACTACACCAAGCTGCAGACCATGATCGCCGGCCGGCAGTCGCCGGACCTGTTCTGGCTGTCCCAGGAGTACGTCCCCGCGTACGCGGCGAACGGCACACTGACCGACCTCACCGGCCTGGTCGACGACCGCGTCGACCTGGCCGACTACCTCCCGGGCTCCCTCGACCCGGCGACCGTCGACGGCGCCCTCTACGGACTCCCGTGGATCGGGCAGCCGTACGTCGTCTACTTCAACGCCGACCGCTTCGCGGAGGCCGGGCTCCCCGCCCCCGACGAGGACTGGGGCTGGGACGCGTTCCGCGAGACCGCCCGCACGCTGACGGACGGCGACCGCTGGGGCTACGCCACGACCGGTACCCCGCCGGTCGCGCTGTACGCGTGGGGCGAGGGCGGCGACTACGTGGACGCGGACGGCGAGGTCGTGCTCGACTCCCCGGAGGCGGTCGCCGGCCTCACGCTGGCGCACGAGATCGCCAACGACGCCACCATGACCATGCCGCAGGCCCAGGCCCAGTCCCGCGGCGTGGAGTCGGCGTTCGTCGACGGCACCGTCGCGATGATGGTGGGCGGTGCCGCCGACGACATCGAGCGCAAGGTGGCCGAGTCCGACGCGCCGTTCGAGGTCGGCATGGCCGTCATGCCCGCCGGATCGGTCGAGCAGGTGACGTTCAACTGGACCGCGTCGACCGTGCTGTCGGCCGGCGCCGACACCGATGCGGGCGTCGCCGCGATCACCGACCTCACGCAGGCGATGTTCGACTGGAAGATCCCCGCGCCCGTGGCGTCGCGGGTGGGCGACATCGCCCAGGTGAATCCCGCCAAGGCGTACGCCGTCGACGTGGTGACCCGCTCGGCGGAGATCGCGCGCGGCTTCCACAACCTCCCGCAGCAGAACGAGCTCGGCACCGTGATCTGGGAGCAGCTCGAGGGCCCGATCCTCACCGACGGCGACGGCAAGGGCGTCGGCGACCTGGCCGAGCTCGCCGCCGAGACCGCCGACCGCATGCGCGAGATCCTCGAGCGCTGA
- a CDS encoding glycosidase produces the protein MTSVPYALTRLRTLMTPEPGNPLEVEGVLNPASGRGPDGELYLLPRLVAAGNVSRVGLARVILDGGEPVSVERRGVVLEPANRWERGARNAGTEDPRTTWLPDLGLHVMTYVAYGPLGPRTALAVSADLRSWRRLGPLQFRHDPVLDVDLNLYPNKDVVLFPEVVPGPGGEPSYALLHRPTWDLGLVREGEGLWPPGGTADPRPAVWISYAPAAAVRADLAALTLQHGAREVARPEHPWEALKIGAGPAPLRVPEGWLLLHHGVTGEITDPWSTDNAVRYCAGAMLLDPDDPSRVLGRTAEPLLEPETDDERRGTVADVVFPTAVERVGDATFVFYGMADARIGVARLDRRA, from the coding sequence GTGACCTCCGTCCCGTATGCCCTCACGAGGCTGCGCACCCTCATGACCCCCGAGCCCGGGAACCCCCTCGAGGTGGAGGGCGTGCTGAACCCCGCTTCCGGCCGCGGCCCGGACGGCGAGCTCTACCTGCTGCCGCGTCTGGTGGCCGCCGGCAACGTCTCGCGGGTCGGCCTCGCCCGCGTCATCCTCGACGGCGGCGAGCCGGTCAGCGTCGAGCGACGCGGCGTCGTGCTCGAGCCGGCGAACCGCTGGGAGCGCGGCGCGCGGAACGCGGGCACCGAGGACCCGCGCACCACCTGGCTGCCGGACCTGGGGCTGCACGTCATGACCTACGTGGCGTACGGCCCGCTCGGCCCGCGCACCGCGCTGGCGGTCTCCGCCGACCTGCGCTCCTGGCGGCGCCTCGGCCCCCTGCAGTTCCGTCACGACCCCGTGCTCGACGTCGACCTCAACCTGTACCCGAACAAGGACGTCGTGCTGTTCCCCGAGGTCGTCCCCGGTCCGGGCGGCGAACCGAGCTACGCGCTGCTGCACCGGCCCACGTGGGACCTGGGGCTGGTCCGGGAGGGCGAGGGGCTCTGGCCCCCGGGCGGGACCGCGGACCCCCGCCCGGCGGTCTGGATCTCGTACGCGCCGGCCGCGGCCGTCCGCGCGGACCTGGCCGCCCTCACGCTCCAGCACGGGGCGCGGGAGGTCGCGCGCCCGGAGCACCCGTGGGAGGCGCTGAAGATCGGCGCGGGCCCGGCCCCGCTCCGGGTGCCCGAGGGATGGCTCCTGCTGCACCACGGGGTCACGGGGGAGATCACGGACCCGTGGTCGACCGACAACGCCGTCCGGTACTGCGCCGGGGCGATGCTGCTGGACCCCGACGACCCCTCGCGGGTCCTGGGCCGGACCGCGGAGCCGCTGCTGGAGCCCGAGACCGACGACGAGCGCCGCGGCACCGTCGCCGACGTGGTCTTCCCGACCGCGGTGGAGCGCGTCGGCGACGCCACGTTCGTGTTCTACGGCATGGCGGACGCCCGGATCGGCGTCGCCCGGCTCGACCGGAGGGCGTGA
- the manA gene encoding mannose-6-phosphate isomerase, class I: MLRLTNPVRHYDWGSAHALPELLGTTPDGRRYAEIWVGAHPAAPSVATQDGAPLPLDALVAQRPHDVLGPDVRARFGDRLPYLVKLLAADRPLSLQVHPDRERAARRHAEEVAAGVPAAERRYPDPWHKPELLVALRPTVALAGLRSPEEAAALLAGLGARAALDGVLDALLGPEPAGARLRAALGRVLALPAEAVAAVACALGPAPDAAVDPARDADPRRVAARLAASFPDDPGVVASFLLHPVVLRPGDGFAVGAGRLHCYVAGVGLEVMASSDNVLRAGLTPKVVDAPELLAVLDPEPRAAPVLRPAPVAAGAGLVTRTYGTTADEFALTVADVDAGAPATLSAAGCGPRTVVGLAGVVQVATRAGRCGLGAGESVLVPAADGPVALAGRGTCALVGVPAGAGAP; this comes from the coding sequence GTGCTGCGCCTGACGAACCCCGTGCGGCACTACGACTGGGGCTCCGCGCACGCCTTGCCGGAGCTGCTCGGCACGACGCCGGACGGCCGGCGGTACGCCGAGATCTGGGTCGGGGCGCACCCGGCCGCCCCCTCCGTGGCGACGCAGGACGGCGCGCCGCTCCCGCTGGATGCGCTCGTCGCGCAGCGGCCGCACGACGTCCTCGGGCCGGACGTGCGGGCGCGGTTCGGCGACCGGCTCCCGTACCTGGTGAAGCTGCTCGCCGCGGACCGGCCGCTCTCGCTCCAGGTGCACCCGGACCGCGAGCGGGCCGCGCGCCGGCACGCGGAGGAGGTCGCGGCTGGCGTCCCCGCCGCCGAGCGCCGGTATCCCGACCCGTGGCACAAGCCCGAGCTCCTGGTTGCGCTGCGGCCCACCGTGGCCCTGGCGGGGCTGCGGTCGCCCGAGGAGGCGGCCGCGCTGCTCGCCGGGCTCGGCGCCCGGGCGGCCCTCGACGGGGTGCTCGACGCGCTGCTGGGTCCCGAACCCGCGGGCGCGCGGCTGCGCGCCGCGCTCGGCCGGGTCCTCGCGCTGCCCGCCGAGGCCGTCGCCGCCGTCGCCTGCGCGCTGGGACCGGCCCCCGACGCGGCCGTCGACCCGGCGCGCGACGCCGACCCGCGGCGCGTGGCGGCGCGGCTCGCCGCGTCCTTCCCGGACGACCCCGGCGTCGTCGCCTCGTTCCTGCTGCACCCGGTCGTGCTGCGGCCCGGGGACGGGTTCGCGGTGGGTGCCGGCCGGCTGCACTGCTACGTGGCGGGGGTCGGCCTGGAGGTGATGGCGTCGTCCGACAACGTGCTGCGCGCCGGCCTCACCCCCAAAGTGGTGGACGCGCCGGAGCTGCTCGCGGTCCTGGACCCGGAGCCCAGGGCCGCGCCCGTGCTGCGCCCCGCGCCGGTCGCGGCCGGGGCGGGGCTGGTGACCCGAACCTACGGCACGACCGCGGACGAGTTCGCGCTCACGGTGGCCGACGTCGACGCGGGCGCGCCGGCGACGCTCTCCGCGGCCGGTTGCGGGCCCCGGACCGTCGTCGGGCTCGCCGGCGTCGTCCAGGTCGCCACCCGCGCCGGGCGGTGCGGGCTCGGGGCGGGGGAGTCCGTGCTGGTGCCGGCCGCGGACGGGCCGGTCGCGCTCGCCGGACGTGGCACGTGCGCCCTCGTCGGGGTGCCGGCAGGGGCGGGTGCGCCGTGA
- a CDS encoding alpha-glucosidase, producing the protein MSWWHEAVVYEVYPRSFQDSDGDGVGDLRGLTQRLDHLAWLGVGGLWLCPVYPSPQRDNGYDVSDLCGVDPLFGTLDDLDALVAAAHERGIRVVLDLVLNHTSDAHPWLRQHPERYVWRPPRPGCAGGAPGSEPTNWGAAFGGSAWTWDAGRGAYRLGIFSPWQPDLDWSRPETRAALADVLRFWRAREIDGFRLDVITLVDKPDVLRDGPVGPGSGYADAVAACAGGPRLAGYLRELRAAAGDALLIGEAPGTTPEGARVLTTDGGLDLVLQFEHAELDREPARWRRRPLDLRDLKAWAARWQRPDAGWPALFLGNHDQARIASRYGAPDPWTSRSAAMWAVLLHAHRGTPFLYQGDEIGMTNRPVAGPEDLVDVEARTVLAAAVAGGADPAAVLDGLRALGRDHARVPVSWDDGLHGGFTAGTPWLAAHPEARHRNVAAQRDDPCSVLRVHRDLVALRRTEPALAHGDTTVLLPDDPVRYALLRRRGEVELLLVANVSSTEAPWPTGGATEGWADAAVLLSTRRVPPDGPRPAAADDPGPAAPLAPWEARLLRRVRSRSGAPHHLMTDTLMGYRDARA; encoded by the coding sequence GTGAGCTGGTGGCACGAGGCCGTGGTCTACGAGGTGTACCCGCGGTCGTTCCAGGACTCCGACGGCGACGGCGTCGGCGACCTTCGCGGCCTGACGCAGCGCCTCGACCACCTCGCGTGGCTCGGCGTCGGCGGGCTCTGGCTCTGCCCGGTCTACCCGTCGCCGCAGCGGGACAACGGGTACGACGTGTCCGACCTCTGCGGGGTGGACCCGCTGTTCGGCACCCTGGACGACCTGGACGCCCTGGTGGCCGCGGCGCACGAGCGGGGCATCCGGGTGGTGTTGGACCTGGTGCTGAACCACACCTCGGACGCGCACCCGTGGCTGCGGCAGCACCCCGAGCGGTACGTGTGGCGTCCACCCCGGCCGGGGTGCGCCGGGGGTGCGCCGGGCTCCGAGCCGACCAACTGGGGGGCGGCGTTCGGCGGGTCCGCCTGGACGTGGGACGCCGGACGGGGGGCCTACCGCCTCGGGATCTTCTCCCCGTGGCAGCCCGACCTGGACTGGTCGCGACCGGAGACCCGGGCGGCGCTCGCGGACGTCCTGCGGTTCTGGCGGGCTCGGGAGATCGACGGCTTCCGGCTGGACGTGATCACACTCGTGGACAAGCCCGACGTGCTGCGGGACGGTCCCGTCGGCCCAGGGTCCGGGTACGCGGACGCCGTGGCCGCCTGCGCCGGGGGGCCGCGGCTCGCCGGGTACCTCCGGGAGCTGCGTGCCGCGGCGGGGGACGCGCTGCTCATCGGCGAGGCGCCGGGGACGACCCCGGAGGGGGCCCGGGTGCTCACGACCGACGGCGGCCTGGACCTGGTGCTCCAGTTCGAGCACGCCGAGCTGGACCGCGAGCCCGCGCGCTGGCGCCGGCGCCCCCTGGACCTCCGCGACCTCAAGGCGTGGGCGGCGCGCTGGCAACGCCCGGACGCCGGCTGGCCGGCGCTGTTCCTCGGCAACCACGACCAGGCGCGCATCGCGTCGCGGTACGGGGCGCCGGACCCTTGGACCTCCCGGTCGGCCGCGATGTGGGCGGTGCTGCTGCACGCGCACCGCGGCACCCCGTTCCTCTACCAGGGCGACGAGATCGGCATGACGAACCGGCCGGTCGCCGGGCCGGAGGACCTCGTGGACGTGGAGGCACGGACCGTGCTCGCCGCCGCGGTGGCGGGCGGCGCCGACCCCGCGGCCGTCCTGGACGGCCTGCGCGCGCTCGGCCGGGACCACGCCCGGGTGCCGGTCTCCTGGGACGACGGGCTGCACGGCGGCTTCACCGCGGGTACGCCGTGGCTGGCCGCGCACCCCGAGGCCCGGCACCGGAACGTGGCGGCCCAGCGGGACGACCCGTGCTCCGTGCTCCGCGTGCACCGCGACCTCGTGGCGCTGCGGCGCACCGAGCCCGCGCTCGCGCACGGGGACACGACGGTGCTGCTGCCCGACGACCCCGTGCGCTACGCGCTGCTCCGCCGGCGCGGGGAGGTCGAGCTGCTGCTCGTGGCGAACGTGTCGTCGACGGAGGCCCCGTGGCCCACCGGGGGCGCCACCGAGGGCTGGGCGGACGCCGCGGTGCTCCTCAGCACCCGGCGGGTCCCGCCCGACGGGCCCCGCCCCGCCGCCGCGGACGACCCGGGCCCCGCCGCCCCGCTGGCCCCGTGGGAGGCCCGTCTGCTCCGCCGGGTCCGGTCCCGTTCCGGCGCCCCGCACCACCTGATGACCGACACGCTGATGGGATACCGTGACGCCCGTGCCTGA
- a CDS encoding phosphomannomutase/phosphoglucomutase: MPETALPDLTGLIKAYDVRGTVPDQLNAEVARAIGAAFADVVVLPEAPEGARPLVVVGNDMRPSGPELVGAFAEGLAARGVDVVRIGLCSTDGLYFASGKLGVPGAMFTASHNPAEYNGIKLCRAGARPVGQDTGLSRVRDLAAQYLRDGVPAGDGPAGSVTEQDLLADYAAFLRGLVDLSGIRPLKVVVDAGNGMGGFTAPAVLGTGAGLPELPLEVVPLYFELDGTFPNHEANPLEPENLRDLQKAVVEHGADIGLAFDGDADRCFVVDENGDPVSPSAITALVGLREIEREKAAGRTPTVIHNLITSMVVPDLVTAAGAKAVRTRVGHSFIKAQMAESEAVFGGEHSAHYYFRDFFFADTGMLAALHVLAALGGQPHPLSALAEQYQPYVASGEINSRVADVAAARARVVEAYVEQQGAGPVTVDELDGLTVSHWDGHPQWWFNLRASNTEPLLRLNVEAADEDIMEKVRDDVLALVRQEA; the protein is encoded by the coding sequence GTGCCTGAGACTGCGCTGCCCGACCTGACCGGCCTGATCAAGGCGTACGACGTCCGGGGCACGGTCCCCGACCAGCTGAACGCGGAGGTGGCCCGCGCCATCGGCGCCGCGTTCGCGGACGTGGTCGTGCTGCCGGAGGCGCCCGAGGGCGCCCGCCCGCTCGTCGTGGTCGGCAACGACATGCGTCCCTCCGGCCCCGAGCTGGTCGGCGCGTTCGCCGAGGGCCTGGCCGCCCGCGGCGTGGACGTCGTGCGGATCGGGCTGTGCTCGACCGACGGCCTGTACTTCGCGTCGGGTAAGCTCGGCGTCCCGGGCGCCATGTTCACCGCCAGCCACAACCCGGCCGAGTACAACGGCATCAAGCTGTGCCGCGCCGGCGCCCGCCCGGTCGGGCAGGACACGGGCCTGTCCCGGGTCCGCGACCTCGCGGCGCAGTACCTGCGCGACGGCGTGCCCGCCGGCGACGGGCCCGCGGGGTCGGTGACGGAGCAGGACCTGCTCGCCGACTACGCGGCCTTCCTGCGCGGCCTGGTGGACCTGTCGGGCATCCGCCCGCTGAAGGTCGTCGTCGACGCCGGCAACGGCATGGGGGGCTTCACCGCGCCGGCCGTGCTCGGCACCGGCGCGGGCCTGCCGGAGCTGCCGCTCGAGGTCGTCCCGCTGTACTTCGAGCTCGACGGGACCTTCCCGAACCACGAGGCGAACCCGCTGGAGCCGGAGAACCTCCGCGACCTGCAGAAGGCCGTCGTCGAGCACGGCGCCGACATCGGCCTGGCGTTCGACGGCGACGCCGACCGCTGCTTCGTCGTGGACGAGAACGGCGACCCGGTCAGCCCGTCCGCCATCACCGCGCTGGTCGGCCTCCGGGAGATCGAGCGGGAGAAGGCCGCGGGCCGCACCCCGACGGTGATCCACAACCTCATCACCTCGATGGTCGTGCCCGACCTGGTGACCGCGGCCGGCGCCAAGGCCGTCCGCACCCGCGTCGGCCACTCCTTCATCAAGGCGCAGATGGCCGAGTCGGAGGCCGTGTTCGGCGGCGAGCACTCGGCGCACTACTACTTCCGCGACTTCTTCTTCGCGGACACCGGCATGCTCGCCGCGCTGCACGTGCTCGCCGCCCTCGGCGGTCAGCCGCACCCGCTGTCCGCCCTCGCGGAGCAGTACCAGCCGTACGTCGCCTCGGGGGAGATCAACTCCCGCGTCGCCGACGTGGCGGCCGCCCGCGCCCGGGTCGTCGAGGCGTACGTGGAGCAGCAGGGCGCGGGCCCGGTGACGGTCGACGAGCTCGACGGCCTCACGGTCTCGCACTGGGACGGCCACCCGCAGTGGTGGTTCAACCTGCGCGCGTCGAACACCGAGCCGCTGCTGCGCCTGAACGTCGAGGCCGCGGACGAGGACATCATGGAGAAGGTGCGCGACGACGTGCTCGCGCTCGTGCGGCAGGAGGCCTGA
- a CDS encoding Trm112 family protein, whose product MADTTGLAPWVRELLRCPVTGATLVDGVGPGGQPELVSTDPDRPLAYPVRDGIPVLLADEAREV is encoded by the coding sequence ATGGCGGACACCACGGGGCTGGCCCCCTGGGTGCGCGAGCTGCTGCGCTGCCCGGTGACCGGCGCGACCCTGGTCGACGGCGTCGGCCCGGGCGGGCAGCCGGAGCTCGTCTCCACCGACCCGGACCGCCCGCTGGCCTACCCGGTCCGCGACGGCATCCCCGTCCTGCTCGCCGACGAGGCACGCGAGGTCTAG
- a CDS encoding cation diffusion facilitator family transporter — translation MAHGGGTKAIIAALSANLGIAVTKFVAFLLTQSSSMLAESVHSVADSGNQVLLLLGGRRAKRQADESHPFGYGRERYMYAFIVSIVLFSLGGLFALYEAWHKFSDPHPIESWQWVPIAVLLAAIVMEGFSFRTAIREANHTRGDQGWVSYIRTAKAPELPVVLLEDFGALIGLVLALFGVSMTLVTHDGRWDAVGSAAIGVLLVLIAIVLAVETKSLLLGESASRRDVDAIRGALVGVGVPSVIHLRTLHLGPEELLVAAKIEIAPTASATDVAAAIDAAEQRVRAAVPIARVIYLEPDLRHATPAS, via the coding sequence ATGGCTCACGGAGGCGGGACCAAGGCGATCATCGCCGCGCTGTCCGCGAACCTCGGGATCGCGGTGACGAAGTTCGTCGCGTTCCTGCTCACCCAGTCGAGCTCGATGCTCGCCGAGTCGGTGCACTCCGTCGCGGACTCGGGCAACCAGGTGCTGCTGCTGCTCGGCGGCCGGCGGGCCAAGCGGCAGGCCGACGAGTCGCACCCGTTCGGCTACGGGCGCGAGCGCTACATGTACGCGTTCATCGTCTCGATCGTGCTGTTCAGCCTCGGTGGTCTGTTCGCGCTGTACGAGGCGTGGCACAAGTTCAGCGACCCGCACCCGATCGAGTCCTGGCAGTGGGTGCCGATCGCGGTGCTGCTGGCCGCGATCGTCATGGAGGGCTTCTCCTTCCGCACCGCGATCCGGGAGGCGAACCACACCCGCGGCGACCAGGGGTGGGTGTCGTACATCCGCACCGCGAAGGCGCCCGAGCTGCCCGTCGTGCTGCTCGAGGACTTCGGCGCGCTCATCGGCCTGGTCCTGGCCCTGTTCGGCGTCTCGATGACGCTGGTGACGCACGACGGCCGGTGGGACGCCGTGGGGTCGGCGGCGATCGGCGTGCTGCTGGTGCTCATCGCGATCGTGCTGGCCGTCGAGACGAAGAGCCTGCTGCTGGGCGAGTCGGCGTCGAGGCGGGATGTGGACGCGATCCGCGGCGCGCTGGTCGGCGTCGGCGTGCCGTCCGTGATCCACCTCCGGACGCTGCACCTCGGCCCGGAGGAGCTGCTCGTGGCGGCGAAGATCGAGATCGCCCCGACGGCGTCCGCGACGGACGTGGCGGCGGCCATCGACGCGGCGGAGCAGCGCGTCCGCGCGGCGGTCCCCATCGCCCGCGTCATCTACCTGGAACCGGACCTCCGGCACGCGACCCCGGCGTCCTGA
- a CDS encoding glycine betaine ABC transporter substrate-binding protein: MRTRTRRTTLAASAVAVGLALTACASGSGSAGSDEEERLANGDLPEVAIGVHSGWDEGIAVSALFQTILEEDGYTVESQEADAGVVYTGLTGGDFDVNFDMWLPTTHADYLKEFGDEMEQLGVWYDDARLTIAVNEDAPITSLDELAENAGAFGDRIVGIESGAGLTRITQDEAVPTYGLEDMEFVVSSTPAMLAELKGATDAGENIAVTLWRPHWAYDAYPVRDLEDPEGAMGEAEEIHTVGRLGFSEDYPTLTKLIEAFTLSDEQLFSLENLMFNEDGGGDPAASAQAWLEEHPDFVPDLKAAAGV; encoded by the coding sequence ATGCGCACCCGCACCCGCCGTACCACCCTCGCCGCCTCCGCGGTCGCCGTCGGGCTCGCCCTGACGGCCTGCGCGTCGGGCTCCGGCTCGGCCGGCTCCGACGAGGAGGAGCGGCTCGCCAACGGCGACCTGCCCGAGGTCGCGATCGGCGTGCACTCCGGCTGGGACGAGGGCATCGCGGTGTCCGCGCTGTTCCAGACGATCCTCGAGGAGGACGGCTACACGGTCGAGTCCCAGGAGGCCGACGCCGGCGTCGTCTACACCGGCCTGACCGGCGGCGACTTCGACGTCAACTTCGACATGTGGCTGCCCACCACGCACGCCGACTACCTCAAGGAGTTCGGCGACGAGATGGAGCAGCTCGGCGTCTGGTACGACGACGCGCGCCTGACCATCGCGGTGAACGAGGACGCACCGATCACCTCGCTGGACGAGCTCGCGGAGAACGCCGGCGCGTTCGGCGACCGGATCGTCGGCATCGAGTCCGGCGCGGGCCTCACCCGCATCACGCAGGACGAGGCCGTCCCCACCTACGGCCTGGAGGACATGGAGTTCGTCGTCTCCTCGACGCCCGCGATGCTGGCCGAGCTCAAGGGTGCGACCGACGCGGGCGAGAACATCGCCGTCACCCTGTGGCGGCCGCACTGGGCGTACGACGCCTACCCGGTCCGCGACCTCGAGGACCCGGAGGGCGCCATGGGCGAGGCCGAGGAGATCCACACCGTCGGCCGCCTGGGCTTCAGCGAGGACTACCCGACGCTGACCAAGCTCATCGAGGCGTTCACCCTCAGCGACGAGCAGCTGTTCTCGCTGGAGAACCTCATGTTCAACGAGGACGGCGGCGGCGACCCGGCCGCGTCCGCGCAGGCGTGGCTGGAGGAGCACCCGGACTTCGTCCCGGACCTGAAGGCCGCCGCCGGGGTCTGA
- a CDS encoding ABC transporter permease, whose product MSAVVRALESTDQGIPRLPLGDAVDTAITWVTSTFSGVFAAIKSVLEGAYDGLDAVLSGPPFWFIAVALALVALFAKGWKLAVGTLVGLVVIAGVGQWGNAMDTLALVILASLVALVLAIPLGIWAAGDDRVSRTVRPVLDFMQTMPAFVYLIPTVVIFRVGVVPGIVATVIFAMAPGVRFTELGLRQVDREVVEAGHAFGSTDGRILRQIQLPLAMPTIMAGVNQVIMLSLSMVVISGMVGAAGLGGAVVQALQRVNVSLGFEAGLSVVILAMFLDRVTSALGTRTPTARAVAAAAKA is encoded by the coding sequence ATGAGCGCCGTCGTCCGCGCCCTGGAGTCCACGGACCAGGGCATCCCCCGCCTGCCGCTCGGCGACGCCGTCGACACCGCCATCACGTGGGTGACCAGCACGTTCAGCGGCGTCTTCGCCGCGATCAAGAGCGTCCTGGAGGGCGCCTACGACGGCCTGGACGCCGTGCTGTCCGGCCCGCCGTTCTGGTTCATCGCGGTGGCGCTCGCGCTGGTCGCGCTGTTCGCGAAGGGCTGGAAGCTCGCCGTCGGCACGCTGGTCGGGCTCGTGGTCATCGCGGGCGTCGGCCAGTGGGGCAACGCCATGGACACGCTCGCGCTGGTGATCCTCGCGAGCCTCGTGGCCCTGGTGCTCGCCATCCCGCTGGGCATCTGGGCCGCCGGCGACGACCGGGTCTCGCGGACGGTCCGGCCGGTGCTCGACTTCATGCAGACCATGCCGGCGTTCGTCTACTTGATCCCGACCGTGGTGATCTTCCGCGTCGGCGTCGTCCCCGGCATCGTCGCGACCGTGATCTTCGCGATGGCCCCGGGCGTCCGGTTCACCGAGCTGGGCCTGCGGCAGGTCGACCGCGAGGTCGTCGAGGCGGGTCACGCGTTCGGCTCGACCGACGGCCGCATCCTCCGCCAGATCCAGCTGCCGCTCGCGATGCCGACCATCATGGCCGGCGTCAACCAGGTGATCATGCTGTCCCTGTCGATGGTGGTCATCTCCGGCATGGTCGGCGCGGCCGGCCTCGGCGGGGCCGTCGTCCAGGCGCTGCAGCGGGTCAACGTGTCGCTCGGCTTCGAGGCCGGCCTGTCCGTGGTCATCCTCGCGATGTTCCTGGACCGGGTGACCTCCGCCCTCGGCACGCGCACCCCGACGGCCCGGGCCGTCGCCGCGGCCGCCAAGGCCTGA